The Sorghum bicolor cultivar BTx623 chromosome 6, Sorghum_bicolor_NCBIv3, whole genome shotgun sequence genome contains the following window.
TGGTTTTAACAAAATACTGAGCCATCACGGGTAAGCATCTAAAGGTTTAGTGGGAAGTCATTGTGGCAGTTCTCATGCTTGGACAAAAAAAATGACATGAAGGAAGCGCCTAGGTAATGAACCTGAAAAAATGTACAGCGACGAAGCTTAAACCAAGACCCATCAATACTGCCAGAGAACTACAGGTTTTATTCTTTCCAGACAAGTGGAATAGGTCCAATACTCGGTTGGGAGTGAAATGCCATGGTAGGAGGGCAGCAGCTGACACAAGACCAAAGTACAGAAACTGTGCAAAGTGTGGCGAAACAACATGAGCTTCCTTAGCACCTGCATAACTCAAAGAAAGGAATTGCTTTTAGCAAATTCTAACATATTACTAAGCAAACAGGTAAAGTCTTTTAAATCACTTAAAAGGATGAGCAATTAGAGATAAAATTTACCTAGTACTATACCACCATTCCAGATTATGAATGCTACAAATGCCACCATGACAACTACAAATGGTGCAAAGGCAATCACAATTTCACACTTCGATTTCCATAACTTCAAGCTGATGTCCCACACTTCCTCTGTAAGACCTGAACATAATTATCAAAAGTGTTAGATATGACATCAAATGGGTTGCATGAACATAATTATCGCCAAACAGTTAGAAGTCATTATAAGTATGAGTTCTTATTCTTAATTAAAGGAGCAGGAGCACTCACTGTTGTAAGGGTTAGCAGATTCAGAAACAGTGACCTTCTTACTTATGGGACTATCGATTCGCCGTCTTCTCAAACCTTGAGCACTAATGTTGTTATCCATGACAGAAGTTTTTTTTGACTGATGTGTTGGTTCACTGTTCTCATGAGAAACATTGTCCTTGGAATACAAGTCTTTTACGTATGTGATAGCACCATTGGCAGCAAAAAATATAACCCATATTACATTTGTCTGACGAAAAAGGATTGAAAAAACACCAAACTGCAGAATAAAAGAAATTTATTTAAGTTAATGATCATCAACAAATTATGACAAACATTAAGACCCTGACTGCATGTTCCTAAATGTAGGTATAATCTATCACTTAAGAATTTAGGAGTACATGCTGCCTTAAGTATGGCAATATACACATGAGGGGGGATACAAATCCCAAGGCACCTATCGCCTCCGACAGTAAATAATTATAGTTAAAATGGTTATGCTATAAGGGGATGATATGGGTCAGCATATGGATCCTAATAAGTTTAtgttgttaatgcaaaaatagtgtATATATGTAACATAAAGTGTGAACTTTCTATAAAGCATTAGTTCAAGCACTCACTGTTGCGCTGATCCAGAACCGTTTCTTCAAGCAGAATAGGTACATTGCAAGAACTGCAGCTAATGATGCAACATCAGTGTAATAAAGAAAAGTGAAGAACCAGTGAACAGGATACAATGCTACAAGTATAGCGTACGTAGCTGCCTTCCTTTCCCCAATTCCCGGCCGGATGCACAAAAGCAGGTCATGAAAAAGAACAGTGCAGACCATTGCCAAGATAACATTAGTTGATCTGAAAGCTGCTGTGGAGCAAAGAACATCAAATGTTTTTGCTACCCGAAACATCCAGGCAacaggaaagaaagaagcaataTATGCTAGTGAAACATAATACCTGCAAAATTTCAACAACGATCTGTCATGGGTAAATTTGAGCTTGAAGCAATGAGGAATTGTCAAAAACTCACAGTCCAGGAGGGGTGGTGATCATGGGATCCCATTTCCAGAAATCCCCACGGCAATACTGCTGTGCCTGTGGAACATGGAAGATCTCATCCTAAACACAAGGCATGGGTTAGTGTTCACTGATTTTTTCATGGTTTACTGATTACTCAAAAGTATCTACAATTTTAAAACTAATGTATAACCAGATGAGGCAAATTTAACAATCCCCCAAGTAATTCCTAATAAATATAGAGATATCATGACTCCCCACCTGCCTGCTCAACTAATAAAATCCTTGAGAATTCCATTTTCTAGAAATCCATGGGTTATGATGCATGGATTATTTACTTGTTTCTGAATGGAAACAATACCTTGAACATTTTAGTAAATGTTCAGTATTACATTGTACATTTATAAAAGTACAAAATATATATCCAACACAAAAGTGTCTTTGCATTTATTTATGAAAAGAATTTGGCTAGATCACTTGGCGAAGCTATTTCCTATTTCCTATAAGCATACAGTGCACATCCAGCCATTTAGCTAGCTCAGCTCAAATTTTTGTTTCCATCCTCAGCAGGCCATCGCAGCCTGATGAAACAGCGTTCACTAGAAGCACACTCAACAGCCTGTAGAGAAGGAACTAACCATGTAGGGCTCTGGCACTACGGAGTTCACCAAAGCCGCAACCGGGAACGCCCAcgcggccaccgccgccgcgacgACCAGCCTTCCCATCCCCAGGCTGGCACGGCCCTCCGATTTGTGAGCTCCTCTTCAGATCCAGCCCTGCTGCGGCGGTGGCTTAGGGGACCGCGGAGCAGTTTCCGCCGCGGCACGACCCCGCGGGCGGGGCGGCTTCTACGCCGTGGACTCGCGGTGGTCCCGTGGTTCCGCCGCCGGAGTGCCCAGCGACCCTCGGCTCTCGCTCTGGCGCTCTGCTTCGGACAGCCCAGTCCACTCAAATGGGCCGTTGAGGCCACAAAACCACAATGGATTGTGGATAGAACTGTCATCGTCAAAGCCCCTACGGACCCATTTTTTTGTCAGATTTATGGCCCATTCTTGATCTGGCACACGGCCCAAATAGCGTCACTTCCGCGCCTTCTTCTGTGTTATATACACTCATGGCACGCGGGTGAGGCAGCCTCGGCGAACTCGAGGGCGGGTACTGGCGCGTTTGAGTTGGCTCAAGCCACCGGATCCAAGGCGGGGGCGGCGCCGGAGGTCAGAGCagctaccgcgccggagcagaa
Protein-coding sequences here:
- the LOC110436308 gene encoding dol-P-Glc:Glc(2)Man(9)GlcNAc(2)-PP-Dol alpha-1,2-glucosyltransferase isoform X2 yields the protein MVCTVLFHDLLLCIRPGIGERKAATYAILVALYPVHWFFTFLYYTDVASLAAVLAMYLFCLKKRFWISATFGVFSILFRQTNVIWVIFFAANGAITYVKDLYSKDNVSHENSEPTHQSKKTSVMDNNISAQGLRRRRIDSPISKKVTVSESANPYNSLTEEVWDISLKLWKSKCEIVIAFAPFVVVMVAFVAFIIWNGGIVLGAKEAHVVSPHFAQFLYFGLVSAAALLPWHFTPNRVLDLFHLSGKNKTCSSLAVLMGLGLSFVAVHFFSIAHPYLLADNRHYTFYIWRKVIQVNWMMKYMLIPLYVYSWLSIINILGKSQTRIWVLSFVLSVALVLVPAPLVEFRYYTIPFVILVLHSPAIGNGKLLAMGSLYAAVDLSTLVMFLFRPFHWEHESGTQRFMW
- the LOC110436308 gene encoding dol-P-Glc:Glc(2)Man(9)GlcNAc(2)-PP-Dol alpha-1,2-glucosyltransferase isoform X1 is translated as MGRLVVAAAVAAWAFPVAALVNSVVPEPYMDEIFHVPQAQQYCRGDFWKWDPMITTPPGLYYVSLAYIASFFPVAWMFRVAKTFDVLCSTAAFRSTNVILAMVCTVLFHDLLLCIRPGIGERKAATYAILVALYPVHWFFTFLYYTDVASLAAVLAMYLFCLKKRFWISATFGVFSILFRQTNVIWVIFFAANGAITYVKDLYSKDNVSHENSEPTHQSKKTSVMDNNISAQGLRRRRIDSPISKKVTVSESANPYNSLTEEVWDISLKLWKSKCEIVIAFAPFVVVMVAFVAFIIWNGGIVLGAKEAHVVSPHFAQFLYFGLVSAAALLPWHFTPNRVLDLFHLSGKNKTCSSLAVLMGLGLSFVAVHFFSIAHPYLLADNRHYTFYIWRKVIQVNWMMKYMLIPLYVYSWLSIINILGKSQTRIWVLSFVLSVALVLVPAPLVEFRYYTIPFVILVLHSPAIGNGKLLAMGSLYAAVDLSTLVMFLFRPFHWEHESGTQRFMW